One part of the Ranitomeya imitator isolate aRanImi1 chromosome 10, aRanImi1.pri, whole genome shotgun sequence genome encodes these proteins:
- the LOC138651146 gene encoding uncharacterized protein, with translation MLTSDESSVVAAALVFEAARLQEERRPKRKRRMWTRSWLQKRSTLSHMGLIRELRDNNPQDFRNYLRMSEESFKIILSAVTPLIQRCDTPMRAAVPVEERLAVTLRFLATGRSLQDLQFSAAVSRPFLSVVIPETCEAIVQSLRHYMEFPKTADDWKRIGSDFDELWQFPNCGGALDGKHVRITQPANSGSFFFNYKGYFSVILMALVNANYEFVDVDVGMNGRVSDGGVFEHTSFGESLRNNELLLPVNEDTKANLNFVFIADEAFPLHPHLLKPFAQRTLTPERRIFNYRLSRARRVVENAFGIMANRFRVFHTAINLKLPSIDIVVLACCVLHNFLRRHDTNSYSPPSFIDAVDARTGDIVPGEWRTQPENFTALQALGSGRQADDARDCREKYCQYFNGSGAVPWQDRAV, from the exons atgctcacttccgatgagagttctgttgttgctgctgccctggtgtttgaggcagcacgtctccaagaggagagacgtcctaaacgaaaacgtcgcatgtggacccggagctggctgcagaaaagatccacattgtcacacatgggtctcataagagagttacgtgacaataaccctcaagatttccgaaactaccttcggatgtccgaggaatccttcaaaataatactgtctgctgttacgccactcatacaaaggtgtgatacgccgatgcgtgcagccgtgcccgtggaggaaaggttggcggtgacactgcgcttcctggcaacaggaaggtctcttcaggatttgcagttttccgcagctgtttccagacctttcctgagcgttgtgattccggagacatgcgaggccattgtgcagagcttaaggcattatatggag tttcccaagacggcggatgactggaagaggattggttccgattttgatgagctgtggcagtttccaaactgcggtggtgcattagatggaaagcatgtgcgcatcacgcaaccagccaactctggatcattttttttcaactacaaaggatatttcagtgtgatcctcatggcccttgtcaatgcaaactatgagtttgtcgatgtggatgttggcatgaatggtcgagtctccgacggtggtgtttttgaacacacttcatttggggaaagcttgaggaacaatgaactgctgttgccagtaaatgaagacacaaaagcaaacctaaattttgtcttcatcgctgatgaagctttccctcttcatccacatttgctgaagccatttgcacagagaacactcacaccggagcgcagaatctttaattaccggttgtcgagggcccgtcgtgtggttgaaaatgcctttgggataatggcaaatcggtttagagtgttccacacagctatcaacttgaagctgccgtctatagacattgtggttttggcatgctgtgtgctccataatttcctgagacgtcatgatacgaactcctattctcctccttcgtttattgatgcagtggacgcacgaaccggagatattgtgcccggggaatggcgtacacaacctgaaaattttacagctcttcaagctcttggatctggcagacaggcagacgatgcaagggactgtcgcgaaaaatactgtcagtactttaatggttctggagctgtaccgtggcaggatcgcgccgtataa